From the Microbacterium thalassium genome, one window contains:
- a CDS encoding ABC transporter ATP-binding protein, translated as MTASLPMPHEADPDQPDGRGSRPRVVRLPAHPGPPPPLPPDLALPDMDVPPRPPLPASERAAAAVKGPVEMVLAPADAPTSARAGTESASVDVDDEVEEEIDTEIEGSRTVADDVEGEASADSVDAALDEATEADEATELTDQDDVFDVFDDDVADDVAEAVDVTEAPAAPEAPAAPTVVDEPEAEEAPVEEPEDQQVVGAPAVGSAAPATVDLPDGFAPGVPEGAASVLELRGVTKSFGGVRAVEAIDLTVPAGTFYGLVGPNGAGKTTTLSMIAGLLRPDSGGISVAGVDAVERPRAAKRLMGVLPDRLRTFDRLTGRQLLFYYGALRGLKSAMIESRTADLARAFDLSDALGRVVSDYSAGMLKKVMLAGAMIHAPRLLVLDEPFEAVDPVSSAVILEILSAYVSHGGTVILSSHGMELVERVCSRVAVIVAGQVLAEGTVDEVRGELTLEQRFVELAGGLSDVEGLEWLHTFSD; from the coding sequence GTGACAGCGTCGCTTCCGATGCCCCACGAGGCCGATCCGGATCAGCCGGACGGCCGTGGGTCGCGCCCGCGTGTGGTGCGGCTGCCGGCGCACCCGGGTCCGCCTCCGCCGCTTCCGCCCGATCTGGCGCTGCCGGACATGGACGTCCCCCCGCGTCCGCCGCTTCCGGCGTCCGAGCGTGCGGCGGCTGCGGTGAAGGGCCCGGTCGAGATGGTGCTCGCACCGGCGGATGCCCCCACGTCCGCCCGGGCCGGGACCGAGAGCGCGTCGGTCGATGTCGACGACGAGGTGGAGGAAGAGATCGATACCGAGATCGAAGGTTCCCGGACGGTCGCGGACGACGTCGAAGGGGAGGCGAGCGCCGACAGCGTCGATGCCGCGCTCGACGAGGCGACCGAGGCGGACGAGGCGACCGAGCTGACGGACCAGGACGACGTCTTCGACGTGTTCGACGACGATGTCGCGGACGATGTCGCCGAGGCGGTCGACGTGACGGAGGCCCCGGCTGCGCCCGAGGCCCCGGCTGCGCCCACCGTCGTCGACGAGCCGGAGGCCGAGGAGGCACCCGTCGAGGAGCCGGAGGACCAGCAGGTCGTCGGCGCGCCGGCGGTCGGCTCGGCGGCGCCCGCGACGGTCGATCTGCCCGACGGCTTCGCGCCCGGCGTGCCCGAGGGCGCCGCATCCGTCCTCGAGCTGCGTGGCGTGACCAAGAGCTTCGGGGGCGTCCGCGCCGTCGAAGCCATCGACCTCACGGTGCCGGCCGGCACCTTCTACGGTCTGGTGGGTCCCAACGGCGCGGGCAAGACCACGACGCTGTCCATGATCGCCGGCCTGCTTCGGCCCGACTCCGGTGGTATCAGCGTCGCCGGGGTGGACGCGGTGGAGAGGCCGCGCGCGGCCAAGCGGCTGATGGGCGTCCTGCCCGATCGGCTCCGCACGTTCGACCGCCTGACCGGACGTCAGCTGCTCTTCTACTACGGGGCGCTGCGCGGTCTGAAGTCCGCGATGATCGAGTCGCGCACGGCCGACCTCGCTCGCGCCTTCGATCTGTCGGATGCGCTCGGTCGCGTCGTGTCGGACTACTCGGCGGGCATGCTCAAGAAGGTCATGCTCGCGGGAGCCATGATCCACGCACCGCGACTGCTGGTGCTCGACGAGCCGTTCGAAGCGGTCGACCCCGTCTCGAGCGCCGTGATCCTCGAGATCCTGTCGGCGTACGTCTCGCACGGGGGGACGGTCATCCTCTCCAGCCACGGCATGGAGCTGGTCGAGCGGGTGTGCTCGCGCGTGGCGGTCATCGTGGCCGGGCAGGTGCTCGCCGAGGGCACGGTGGACGAGGTGCGCGGCGAGCTCACCCTCGAACAGCGCTTCGTCGAACTCGCCGGGGGCCTCAGCGACGTGGAAGGCCTCGAGTGGCTGCATACATTCTCCGACTGA
- a CDS encoding NTP transferase domain-containing protein, giving the protein MTLHTVILAAGMGSRLGRSLPKPLTVLGDGRSIMQQQHDNIRAAFGTDARITTVVGYRAETIVEAFPDAAYVHNDRYDQTNTSKSLLRGLGRTGRGGVLWMNGDVVFDPRVLGRAIGLIEQDRSFVTVNTARVGDEEVKYTTSADGSIAELSKTVVGGIGEAVGINYISRRDKRAFMRQLARVEDQDYFERGLELAIAEDGVSIQPLDISDLYAVEVDFAEDLERANLFV; this is encoded by the coding sequence TTGACCCTTCACACCGTCATCCTCGCAGCCGGCATGGGCTCGCGACTCGGTCGCAGCCTGCCCAAGCCCCTGACGGTGCTCGGCGATGGCCGCAGCATCATGCAGCAGCAGCATGACAACATCCGCGCCGCCTTCGGCACGGACGCGCGCATCACCACCGTGGTCGGCTACCGCGCCGAGACGATCGTCGAGGCGTTCCCCGACGCCGCCTATGTCCACAACGACCGCTACGACCAGACCAACACGTCCAAGAGCCTGCTGCGCGGGCTGGGGCGCACCGGCCGCGGCGGCGTCCTCTGGATGAACGGCGACGTCGTCTTCGATCCCCGCGTGCTCGGCCGCGCGATCGGCCTCATCGAGCAGGACCGGTCGTTCGTGACGGTGAACACCGCTCGCGTCGGCGACGAAGAGGTCAAGTACACCACCTCCGCGGACGGCTCCATCGCCGAGCTCTCCAAGACCGTCGTCGGCGGCATCGGCGAGGCCGTGGGCATCAACTACATCTCCCGCCGCGACAAGCGGGCCTTCATGCGTCAGCTGGCGCGGGTCGAGGACCAGGACTACTTCGAGCGCGGACTGGAGCTCGCCATCGCCGAGGACGGCGTCTCCATCCAGCCGCTGGACATCTCGGACCTGTACGCCGTCGAGGTCGACTTCGCCGAGGACCTGGAGCGCGCGAACCTCTTCGTGTGA
- a CDS encoding CDP-glycerol glycerophosphotransferase family protein, translated as MRLLADARKAVALVRRALAQRAAVGDVRRRVAAGPQHPPVHYRVAVYFADGAVNMYQMRQWYKPLAAIAEKWPVVVLSRAVTGAQALLADAALPVAFVPTVRDLEAFIARQDIRVVLYVNQNTRNFQMFRYGRRWHVFINHGESDKMYMTTNQFKAYDYALVAGDAARERLSRVLWDYDIDRRTIEIGRPQADHYSGELPYTPDDRTVVLYAPTWEGDRPSAHYGSIVTHGEALVTTLLATGRHRVVYRPHPRSGVVSAEYGAANRRIAAAMAAANAADPSAQHVHDTRPELGWQLAAADVAIVDISAMVYDRLAADRPLLITRPVDPAAAIDEHGYLSACEWLDASRAGAIDEEVDRVLSDPNAVARLEQWVRHYFGDTAPGAASARFDGAIAHLMAEWDAWHARTTGPAEAEPAEDEAELDDSA; from the coding sequence GTGAGGCTGTTGGCGGATGCACGCAAGGCTGTCGCGCTCGTGCGCCGGGCTCTGGCGCAGCGCGCAGCGGTCGGCGACGTGCGACGCAGGGTCGCGGCGGGGCCGCAGCATCCGCCCGTCCACTACCGCGTCGCGGTGTACTTCGCCGACGGCGCCGTCAACATGTACCAGATGCGGCAGTGGTACAAGCCGCTCGCCGCGATCGCGGAGAAGTGGCCCGTGGTGGTGCTCAGCCGCGCGGTGACGGGAGCGCAGGCGCTCCTGGCGGACGCCGCGCTGCCGGTGGCGTTCGTGCCCACCGTGCGCGACCTCGAGGCGTTCATCGCGCGGCAGGACATCCGCGTGGTGCTCTACGTGAATCAGAACACCCGCAACTTCCAGATGTTCCGGTACGGCCGCCGCTGGCACGTGTTCATCAACCACGGCGAGTCCGACAAGATGTACATGACGACCAACCAGTTCAAGGCGTACGACTACGCCCTGGTGGCCGGCGATGCGGCCCGCGAGCGCCTGTCGCGCGTGCTGTGGGACTACGACATCGACCGGCGGACGATCGAGATCGGCAGGCCGCAGGCCGACCACTATTCGGGCGAGCTGCCGTACACCCCCGATGACCGGACCGTGGTGCTCTATGCGCCGACGTGGGAGGGCGACCGTCCCAGCGCCCACTACGGATCGATCGTGACGCACGGCGAGGCGCTGGTGACGACGCTGCTGGCCACCGGGCGGCACCGTGTCGTCTACCGGCCGCATCCGCGCTCGGGCGTCGTCAGCGCCGAGTACGGCGCCGCGAACCGCCGCATCGCGGCGGCGATGGCGGCGGCGAACGCCGCCGACCCGTCGGCGCAGCACGTCCACGACACGCGCCCCGAGCTCGGGTGGCAGCTCGCGGCGGCCGATGTCGCGATCGTCGACATCTCGGCGATGGTCTACGACCGTCTCGCCGCCGACCGGCCGCTGCTGATCACGCGACCGGTCGATCCGGCGGCGGCCATCGACGAGCACGGCTACCTGTCGGCGTGCGAGTGGCTCGACGCGTCCCGCGCCGGCGCGATCGACGAGGAGGTCGACCGTGTGCTGTCGGACCCGAACGCCGTCGCGCGGCTGGAGCAGTGGGTGCGCCACTACTTCGGCGACACCGCGCCGGGCGCGGCGAGCGCGCGCTTCGACGGCGCCATCGCGCACCTCATGGCCGAGTGGGATGCGTGGCATGCGCGGACGACCGGCCCCGCCGAGGCGGAGCCCGCCGAGGACGAGGCGGAGCTCGACGACTCCGCGTGA
- a CDS encoding glycosyltransferase family 2 protein, translated as MPVLNEKGHLRPAVESVLAQDLTVPFELVLALGPSTDGTTEIAHELAAADDRIVLVDNPDADIPMGLNRAIRAGTHPTVVRVDAHSELEPAYTRRALETLERTGAANVGGLMRAEGRTPFQRAVARAYNSPIGLGGGAYHGSSDEGEAESAYLGVLRRAVLEEVGLFDESIRRGEDWELNLRIRRAGYAVWFDPELSVTYWPRDSWPRLVRQFFATGRWRGELVRRFGRGNSLRFFAPPVLVLDAALSVVVALLQVTGVLTGVWALAASVVYVPLAAYAVLVLVVAAGPGGGRGWRDRVWTAAVLPTMHLAWGAGLVIGAASGAHDTVDTSRLGSRNTPLP; from the coding sequence ATGCCGGTGCTCAACGAGAAGGGCCACCTGCGACCGGCCGTCGAATCGGTGCTCGCACAGGATCTGACGGTCCCCTTCGAGCTCGTGCTGGCACTCGGCCCGTCCACCGACGGCACGACCGAGATCGCCCACGAGCTCGCGGCCGCCGACGACCGCATCGTGCTGGTCGACAACCCCGACGCCGACATCCCGATGGGCCTGAACCGCGCGATCCGCGCCGGAACGCACCCGACCGTCGTGCGGGTCGACGCGCACTCCGAACTGGAGCCCGCGTACACGCGGCGAGCGCTCGAGACGCTGGAGCGCACGGGCGCCGCGAACGTCGGCGGGCTGATGCGCGCCGAGGGCCGCACGCCGTTCCAGCGCGCGGTGGCCCGCGCGTACAACTCGCCCATCGGGCTCGGGGGCGGGGCATACCACGGCAGCTCCGACGAGGGCGAGGCCGAGTCGGCGTACCTCGGCGTGCTGCGCCGGGCGGTGCTGGAAGAAGTCGGGCTGTTCGACGAGTCGATCCGGCGCGGTGAGGACTGGGAGTTGAATCTGCGCATCCGCCGTGCCGGCTACGCGGTCTGGTTCGACCCCGAGCTCTCGGTGACGTACTGGCCGCGCGACAGCTGGCCGCGCCTGGTGCGGCAGTTCTTCGCGACCGGGCGCTGGCGCGGCGAGCTGGTGAGGCGGTTCGGCCGCGGCAACTCGCTGCGCTTCTTCGCGCCGCCCGTGCTCGTGCTCGACGCGGCGCTGAGCGTCGTCGTGGCGCTGCTGCAGGTCACCGGCGTGCTCACGGGGGTCTGGGCGCTCGCGGCATCCGTCGTGTACGTGCCCCTCGCGGCATACGCCGTGCTGGTGCTGGTCGTCGCAGCCGGCCCGGGCGGGGGCCGTGGCTGGCGGGACCGGGTGTGGACGGCGGCGGTGCTGCCGACGATGCACCTTGCGTGGGGCGCGGGCCTCGTGATCGGCGCCGCCAGCGGCGCGCACGACACCGTCGACACGTCGCGGCTGGGATCGCGTAACACGCCCCTGCCGTGA